The following are encoded together in the Microscilla marina ATCC 23134 genome:
- a CDS encoding cyclase family protein: protein MAEIIDLSQEIFDGMPVYKSLPQVRMSVHNTHEAWEGIENPTTQTPAVYKMEMGEHTGTHVDAFNHMAPQHKGRSIDTMPLSMFYTEGICLDFSHKGLKELITSQEIQQAAEQARLEVKKGDTVLLCTDHYRKHFGTDNWGNGPGITAEAARWLGNQGIAAFGVETMSPGVPKVSNKEVHHICGELGFTHYENMINLYLLPGRGRFRFIGLPLKIRGGTGSPVRAVAIFDN, encoded by the coding sequence ATGGCAGAAATTATAGACTTAAGTCAAGAGATATTCGACGGGATGCCAGTATACAAAAGCCTGCCTCAGGTAAGAATGAGTGTACATAACACCCACGAAGCCTGGGAAGGCATAGAAAACCCCACTACCCAAACTCCTGCGGTGTATAAAATGGAAATGGGCGAGCACACAGGCACCCACGTAGATGCGTTTAATCATATGGCACCCCAACACAAAGGACGATCTATAGACACCATGCCCTTGTCTATGTTTTATACCGAAGGAATATGCCTTGATTTTTCGCACAAAGGCTTGAAAGAATTGATTACCAGCCAAGAAATACAACAAGCAGCCGAACAAGCCAGGCTGGAGGTTAAAAAAGGTGATACGGTATTGCTTTGCACCGACCACTACCGCAAACACTTCGGGACTGATAACTGGGGCAATGGCCCTGGCATTACGGCAGAGGCTGCCCGATGGCTGGGTAACCAAGGCATTGCTGCTTTTGGGGTAGAAACGATGTCGCCAGGTGTGCCCAAAGTTTCAAACAAAGAAGTACACCACATTTGTGGGGAGCTGGGTTTTACCCATTACGAAAATATGATCAATTTGTACTTGCTGCCAGGGCGGGGACGCTTTAGGTTCATTGGTTTGCCTCTCAAAATTCGTGGAGGTACCGGTTCTCCGGTAAGGGCAGTGGCCATTTTTGACAATTAA
- a CDS encoding ADP-ribosylglycohydrolase family protein codes for MFQVDDNTRLGCFIGGLIGDAAGAIYENRPPQPGQQLSLTAQPWQTTDDTQLTLASLEAIVKYKGVYPEKIAANFLAWYQQKRLTGLGAATLQALRGLQVGGHWALVGRSGEFAAGNGAAMRMAPLAFVPGMIQNRLLIKDVCNITHKNDEAYTGALAIVLALHFIASGQWHTPHDLYQYLLPQLPDTKVRDALQVAHQFNHLDIELFARQFGNSGYVAETVPLAIFAASKVKKLGFEAMLTAIIRAGGDTDTIGSIAGQLAGTYLGLAGLPPHLLTQARQLSEFVAFEQLAGGNAKSG; via the coding sequence ATGTTTCAAGTTGATGATAATACCCGCCTGGGTTGCTTTATTGGAGGGCTCATAGGCGACGCTGCTGGGGCTATATACGAAAACCGCCCTCCTCAACCAGGTCAACAGTTGTCTTTGACTGCGCAGCCTTGGCAAACCACTGATGATACTCAGCTTACCCTTGCTTCGCTAGAGGCCATAGTGAAGTACAAAGGTGTATATCCTGAAAAAATAGCGGCCAACTTTTTGGCTTGGTACCAACAAAAACGCCTGACTGGGTTGGGTGCTGCTACCTTGCAGGCTTTACGAGGACTACAGGTAGGCGGACACTGGGCGTTGGTAGGGCGCAGTGGCGAGTTTGCGGCAGGCAATGGGGCTGCCATGCGCATGGCTCCCCTGGCTTTTGTACCTGGTATGATCCAAAACCGCCTCCTTATAAAAGACGTGTGTAACATTACCCACAAAAACGATGAAGCATATACAGGGGCTTTGGCTATTGTCTTGGCTTTGCACTTTATTGCTTCTGGGCAATGGCACACTCCCCACGACTTGTACCAATACTTGCTCCCTCAATTGCCCGACACTAAGGTGCGTGATGCGCTCCAAGTGGCACACCAATTCAACCATCTCGACATTGAACTCTTTGCCCGTCAATTTGGCAACTCGGGCTATGTAGCAGAAACAGTTCCTTTGGCCATTTTTGCGGCAAGCAAAGTAAAGAAGTTGGGTTTTGAGGCAATGCTCACTGCCATTATACGGGCAGGTGGCGACACTGACACCATTGGCTCTATAGCCGGACAGTTGGCAGGTACTTACCTTGGGTTGGCGGGTTTGCCCCCACACCTATTAACCCAAGCCCGCCAATTGTCCGAGTTTGTTGCTTTTGAACAGTTGGCGGGGGGTAATGCCAAGTCTGGTTGA
- a CDS encoding PepSY-associated TM helix domain-containing protein: protein MSTQKKKGITFRGLHRDLGYFYVGLIISFSISGIALNHRNQWSPYRYTYQEIPMQVSLPANPQDIDEKLVKQISVQYKMADQYERFRIRDKQKELEIRYEKGRAKIDLQTGKGQLNMFKKKVVLAEMTKLHQTLNKNWVWYSDIFGIAMLTIAITGMFITRGKKSFRKRGYLLAIAGIIFPLIFLFLL from the coding sequence ATGAGTACACAAAAGAAAAAAGGCATTACTTTTAGAGGCTTACACCGCGACCTGGGGTATTTTTATGTGGGGCTAATTATCTCATTTTCTATTTCGGGCATTGCCCTCAACCACCGCAATCAGTGGAGCCCCTACCGCTATACTTATCAGGAAATACCCATGCAGGTGAGTTTGCCTGCCAACCCCCAAGACATTGACGAAAAACTGGTAAAACAGATTTCGGTGCAATACAAAATGGCAGACCAGTACGAGCGTTTTCGCATTCGCGATAAGCAAAAAGAATTAGAAATAAGGTATGAGAAGGGGCGGGCAAAAATAGACCTGCAAACAGGCAAAGGGCAATTGAATATGTTTAAGAAAAAGGTAGTGCTTGCCGAAATGACCAAACTGCACCAAACCTTGAACAAAAACTGGGTGTGGTATTCCGATATTTTTGGCATTGCTATGCTCACCATTGCCATTACCGGGATGTTTATTACCCGTGGCAAAAAGAGCTTTCGCAAAAGGGGTTATTTGCTTGCCATTGCAGGTATTATTTTCCCGTTGATATTTTTGTTTTTGCTCTAA